One Electrophorus electricus isolate fEleEle1 chromosome 10, fEleEle1.pri, whole genome shotgun sequence genomic region harbors:
- the LOC118242189 gene encoding plectin-like — protein MVAGMLMPLNHLRAIYERLFRDGVMVAKKDKRPQTNHPEIPGVGNLQVIRAMDSLKSRGFVRETFAWRHFYWYLTNEGIVYLRDYLHLPPEIVPTPLQRVRRPAATLAVVQRATRVQAVEGPTSYVPKPGRGGAEMQEALSERQGYRRKQMGTEEGARSNENYSRFLGRSIAGDKMKTSTSWESREQVQPMPHRGQNEREVDRRVRKKTTTDALSHQPPAEISSAQSLMQKKMICEDSKAGTEAALSKSTPKATGSRDLPAHLSITSITPCAVAAATSVSPNKAEKVKLKEKVSSVNVYQETASSMPGKDASMPPLTEKQMEKKNKSQRDQESSGTSY, from the coding sequence ATGGTTGCTGGAATGCTTATGCCCCTGAACCACCTGAGGGCCATTTATGAGCGACTATTCCGGGATGGTGTCATGGTGGCCAAGAAAGACAAGCGTCCGCAGACAAATCACCCTGAGATCCCAGGGGTAGGGAATCTGCAGGTGATTAGAGCTATGGACTCTCTGAAGTCCAGAGGGTTTGTTAGGGAGACTTTTGCATGGAGGCATTTTTATTGGTATCTCACTAATGAGGGCATTGTTTACCTGCGTGATTATTTACATCTGCCACCTGAGATTGTGCCCACTCCACTGCAGAGGGTGCGTCGTCCAGCTGCCACCCTGGCCGTTGTCCAGAGGGCCACACGCGTGCAGGCTGTAGAGGGCCCGACTTCATATGTTCCTAAACCAGGAAGGGGAGGTGCAGAGATGCAGGAGGCTTTGTCAGAGAGGCAGGGATATCGTCGCAAGCAGATGGGAACTGAAGAGGGAGCAAGGTCCAATGAAAACTACTCAAGGTTTTTAGGTCGTTCAATAGCTGGTGATAAGATGAAGACCAGTACATCATGGGAATCCAGGGAGCAAGTCCAACCCATGCCTCACAGAGGCCAAAATGAAAGAGAAGTAGACCGAAGAGTCAGGAAGAAAACAACCACAGATGCACTTTCCCACCAGCCACCTGCTGAAATCAGCAGTGCACAGTCTCTAATGCAGAAGAAAATGATATGTGAGGACAGCAAGGCAGGCACTGAGGCAGCTTTGAGTAAAAGTACCCCAAAGGCCACAGGAAGTAGGGATTTGCCTGCCCACCTGTCCATTACATCCATAACACCATGTGCAGTTGCAGCAGCCACTTCTGTTTCCCCGAATAAAGCAGAGAAGGTAAAACTCAAGGAAAAGGTGTCTTCTGTTAACGTTTATCAAGAAACTGCCTCTAGTATGCCAGGTAAGGATGCCTCAATGCCTCCtttaactgaaaaacaaatggagaaaaaaaacaaaagccaaagaGACCAAGAAAGTTCAGGAACATCGTATTAA